The window cttACACAACCCTCCGCTGTCAAAATTCTGGAATCGCTTCGCGTCGTCAGGTCTGAACTCGTTGTTTTGCATTGGTAGAACCCATCTTAAAacgggggaaaaggcaaaccTGGGTCTTCTGAGCCACCACCACACTTGCACTTCCCATGATCCTTCCTGCCTGGCAATTTTCGTGCCATGGTTCATTCACCGGAGCGTCAACTTCACAGCAGTGCTGAACACTGTGTCCGCGAGCGGGGGCGATGGCCTCTGTGAACATCCCGTAATCGGGCAGCAGCACAAATGGGGCGCGCACGGAGGAAGGAGGTGTGTAATCACTGTAGCACCCCATAAACTCACTTGTCCCCACGGTAGTACATATCCGAAGAAGGCAGTGGCTATCGCAAGTAGATATAAAACTAAACCAGACGTCCAAGCGGTAGTTAAAAAACTATAACTCCAGTTATGCAGTGCGCCCCCACTGCTAGGTTTACTAAACCGGCCCGTCATAGGggttgcctttctcctccgtccctGGGGCACTGCCCTGAGGCTTCATTATCCTCACCCACTACACGAAATGCCGTTAAGATCGATGCTGGCGATGTGGCCCCTAGGGCAATCAACGGCCTAACAACCACTCTCATTAACGAAAGGATTGATTAGGCTACATTCGTAGTTTAGACAGAACGCTTGGATGTCTCAAATTAGATAATATGCTGATCTCTTTTAAGCACAACGGAACTTCGGTACAGACAATCAACCTTCTAAGTGGCCGATCTGAAAGTACAGCTACGGACCAGTGCCAAGCTCGCCACTCCATGCCAGCCACTATGCCGCAGCGTTCAGTCGGGCTTTAGGTGCCGCCTCTTTTCTAGAATGTCCCCGCACGACTGTGAATATGCTGGAAAAGACCTGAACTCTAGAAAGTGAAGCCGCGACGTGCTCCCTGGCCTGACCCATTCCGCATGAAGGGTGACGCTGCCAACCGACGAACCTCCAGTGTGCCCTGAACGAAGAAGTAACTTGCACGTGGCAATACCGGTGTCCACGTCTTCTTCAACTCTCAAAGTCTTTTCCTAAACGGTGCGTTGCACTGCTGAACATGCACTTGTACAGCTGCATACTGTCACTAATGTACAACGAGTTACCGGACCTTTACACGCAGGAACTACTCCTCAATGTGTTAGTCTCCCATGAAGCCCTCTTCTGCGGCCGGTATGTGCCAACAGATCGTGTTTTGAATCAGTGCGGGAGTGCTCCTGAACCCACGCTTTGCCTCGGATGTGCATACTCCCCCGTTCGCTGTTCCCCTGTGCAACGGGGAGCCGAAACGTGCTCCCAAGGCAGTATTCTGGCTGAGGTGATTTTCAACAAGAACTTGTGGGAGAGTTTGCATCTGTTTTCACtccgaaagaaaacgaattGCTTTTGAAGGAGAAATCAGTCCTTTCACATGAAATATGACTTAAAATTTCTTTTGCGGATGGACACGGAAACTGGATGCACAGGTATATGCGACAGCTCCCACTGTTTCATAAGTTCCCCTGCTTTGGTGGGTCCTGCGAAATCTCTGATTGTGTCAGAGGCAGCATGGAACGAATCAAGAACTGCGCAGTGTGTGTGATTTGCTCCCTCGGTCCGAGTAGCTGGTCAAAGCTGCGGCGTAGTGTTTGACATGGTCTGCCTGCCACCGGTATGGGGCTGTTTGCCGTAGACGATACAACCTCAAGGGCGTAGGCTGACATCCGCATCTTAGATAACACTGGAAGGTAACCTCTGAGATAGGTATTGTGCTCAGGAGTATCCAGAAGCTAGAAGTGATCCACAGGTGTTCAGCACTTTTCGGCAACTACACGGACGATCCCAATCTTTTCGATCAGTGCATTTACTCTTCAGCTTCTGCCCCGATCACAGCCCGGAATAACATGTGACGTGAGTAAAACAACTACACAGGGAattcctctgcctcttcttggTTCTCGGCAGCCGGCGTAACGAGGTTCTCCGAAGGCAGCATCTGAGTGACAGCGCCATCCAGCCTTCTTCACAACTGGTCTTTTTAAGCCAAGGGCTGTGGGAGCCCCTTACAGTTGCAGTCCAGACAACCAACCTTTTATCTTTAATTTTGTAGCACCTTTTCGCAGGGGTAGCTCCGTTCTTTTGTCGACAAAGACACCGTAAGTCACCTGGGCTGTCTCCTGAAACCGCTGGCAGGCACCTCGCTTAGCCGCTAGTCGACGTGCCCCGACAGAGCACAGCCACCGCGCCGGAAATTAAGTGACGGAGACGGTATCTCGACTGTCAAATTTATTGAATCATAACTGAAAACGCTGAAAATGTGAGGAACAGGCTACGCACCTACGCGCGAACAAAGTGAACACTCCTTCGACAACCCCTTCGTGTCTTCCTCCACGAGCAACAGTGTCGCATCATCCTGTAGCCATGGACCATGTGTGTGCCGGTTACCTCAGTGTCTGCAAACGGAAGTTGTCGGGTATAGGCGGCAGAGGGTGAAGTGTCTCCTTCAATTTTCTGAGGCCGGACACTGTTAGCAGGAGGATCTACTGAGGCAAGCTTTCCGGCAGGAAAACCGGTCCCGCTCAAATCGCAGCTTGCAGCTGGACACATAGTCGCACAATGCATGCAACCACCACTGTCTGCTCCGTTGTCCCACGGCTTTTCAGTCGCCTCACCGAAATGTGCGTCTATATTTCTTAAGAAATCGACAAATTCTTtggcttctctttttcgaaCTCTTGTGGTTGCTCTGTGCAAGTACAATGGGCAGAAACTAGAGTGGCGGCTCGTGAGTCTCGTTGTCGGCGGCCGCACATTCTACATCTGTCGTGACGCGAACGGCTCCAAAAGCAGTTCTCTTCTGGAAATTTATTTTTCATAAGCCTTTTTGTTCAGTAGCATCTGCTAGTCTGCCCAATTCAGCGGATTTCCCTCCGCGACTGTGGTCCCGTGAGACTGCGTCCGACAGAGGGTTCTGTGTCTTGCGTAGGTTGGCTTGCTCTTGTGACGATTATCGCCGTCGAGGCGGTACACATACGGACAAGCGGGAACCGCCAGCGGCGGAAATCTCCTGTAGCGTCTAGGCGTCTTCCAATATCTGTCTATTCATTCGGCAGACTTTTCTCGAGGCTGTACAGGGAGTCTGCCTTTACAACTGCCGTCAACCAGCAAACCCtgcctctgtttttgtctGCATCCCCGGTTGATGAGGCTGTCGGTGTGCTCATCGCAGCATTGCTCCCGTGTCGGAGTTTCTCAGGGAAATACTGGAAAACTACTGAAAAAGGGAGTGAAAACTCTATAGGGTATGCCGCTCTTGATCTGGGggccgctctcttcgctcttccaagagaggccgcgcgtttccttttgcaTTTTCGTTCCTACACGTGTGGGTACACGGATCCACGACAAAACTAACAGGACTTACATACAATATCTGCGCTCTGCACGACCGGCCTTCCTGTTCAGCTGCGTCTGATTCGAAGCAAGAAGAATTATTCAGAGTGCGCTTTCTGTAGCAGCAGCGGTTTCCTACCTTTCTTTGCAGATGCCCTCATGGCTCGCATCAAAACGACTCCTGCGCGCCGTGCAGGACCGGACTCGCGGCCGAAGTCGACCGGAGGATCTGGGGGAGCTGTAGGGGCTGCGCCGAAATCTCGGATGGGCAGTTTTCCACCGTCGCACGGGCGGAAGCCTCTTCACCGCCGCTCAtcggcgccgtcttccccttctgaCGACGATTCTCCTGTGTCCTactcttcccgttctccctctcccagCCGTGGCGCTTCCTCATCGGCGGCGCATTCGAGTGGCATGCGAGGTCCCCATGCGACAAGCAGACAACAGCCAAGAAGCGTACATGATCGGGGAATgcagccgagaagacgggcgCCGCCAGGAGCGCGCGTACTTCGGGAAATTAAGAGACTTCGGGTACGTCTCGATTTGGGCGAAAGTTTTCGATCCGCTCGCGTGTCACTACGCACAGCTGTCTAGCTGCTTCGAACAGCCCTCCCGTGCTGACGCGCCTTGACGGCCGCGGAAGAAATAGCAGATGGCGCCGCCCGGTGTTCAGCGAGTTACGGGAACGAGCTCGAGAGCCGGCTTTCGGCTTCGGTGTTTCTGCGCGCTCTGTAAAAAGTAACTGTTCAGGGACTCCCCGAGAGCACGTTTCCCTTTGAGCTGTTTCGACGCACAGGGTCGGGCTGCTTGGAAGAAGTGTCGGGGCATGGAAAAGAAACACCTGGGGCAAGATAGTTA is drawn from Neospora caninum Liverpool complete genome, chromosome X and contains these coding sequences:
- a CDS encoding putative histone H3 variant, which encodes MARIKTTPARRAGPDSRPKSTGGSGGAVGAAPKSRMGSFPPSHGRKPLHRRSSAPSSPSDDDSPVSYSSRSPSPSRGASSSAAHSSGMRGPHATSRQQPRSVHDRGMQPRRRAPPGARVLREIKRLRESTDLLIPRMPFLRLVHEVAQDCTPPYASPYRFTADALMALQCATEAYLTGLMEDSYLCAMHAKRVTLMPKDLHLAQRLRHAFPC